In a genomic window of Ochrobactrum sp. Marseille-Q0166:
- a CDS encoding dihydrodipicolinate synthase family protein, whose amino-acid sequence MNLENINGIIPPIVTPFTSDGEIDEAAFRNIVKFNLDKKVHGVCVGGSSGEGHTLTVEEFARLMEITVEEVNGRIPVLAGIIANSTRDAIRRAKAISHLSVQGLQVTPVHYVFKPDEEATFAHFKALSEATDVPVIIYNVVPWNYLSPALLIRLMKELPGVQGVKQSAGDLKLMADLMLGIPEGCKIYTAVDALLYPSFALGCHGTIAANPAAVPGVCIALWNAVQRGEHKRAKEIHEALLRFWNTIYADNLPANIKTVISLQGTEAGLPRMPMPQTSTVQLENIKRELANVLKYEEA is encoded by the coding sequence ATGAATCTGGAAAACATCAACGGCATCATTCCGCCAATCGTCACACCGTTCACAAGTGACGGAGAAATTGACGAAGCGGCATTCCGCAATATCGTGAAATTCAATCTCGATAAAAAAGTGCATGGTGTTTGCGTGGGCGGCAGTTCTGGCGAAGGACATACCCTCACCGTTGAAGAATTCGCGCGTCTCATGGAAATTACCGTTGAAGAAGTTAACGGACGTATTCCGGTGCTTGCGGGTATTATTGCCAATTCGACGCGTGATGCGATCCGCCGTGCAAAGGCAATTTCACACCTCTCCGTACAGGGGCTTCAGGTAACCCCGGTTCATTATGTTTTCAAACCCGATGAAGAAGCAACCTTCGCCCACTTTAAAGCCCTTAGTGAGGCGACAGACGTTCCGGTCATTATCTACAACGTCGTTCCATGGAACTATCTGAGCCCGGCACTTCTCATTCGCTTGATGAAAGAACTTCCCGGTGTTCAGGGTGTCAAGCAGAGTGCGGGTGATCTGAAGTTGATGGCCGATCTGATGTTAGGCATTCCCGAAGGCTGTAAGATTTACACAGCTGTTGATGCATTGCTTTATCCTTCATTCGCTCTTGGCTGCCACGGAACAATTGCAGCTAATCCAGCAGCAGTGCCGGGCGTTTGCATTGCATTGTGGAATGCAGTGCAGCGCGGCGAGCATAAGCGGGCGAAGGAAATTCATGAAGCACTGCTTCGCTTTTGGAACACGATTTACGCGGACAATCTGCCGGCAAATATCAAGACCGTTATTTCACTGCAAGGCACTGAAGCCGGTCTTCCGCGCATGCCGATGCCTCAAACATCGACCGTGCAGCTGGAAAACATCAAACGCGAATTGGCAAACGTACTCAAATACGAAGAAGCATAA
- a CDS encoding dihydroxyacetone kinase family protein, with protein MKKIINRPADIVREMLEGLVGINADLSLLDSENVVIQSGLPAPEEREVALISGGGAGHEPAHAGYVGKGMLTAAVTGEIFTSPSADAVLAAIRASAGPAGALLIVKNYTGDRLNFGLAGELAALEGIPTELVVVADDVALAGIVPDERRRGIAGTVFVHKIAGAAAASGKSLAEVAAIARNAAERIGTMGVALGSCTVPAAGKPSFELGDHEIELGLGIHGEKGVERVNIMAADQLTDRLIDTIVDDRKIQAGARVAVLINGLGSTPPMELAIVARRALARLRSLNIEVIRAWSGNFLTAIEMPGCSITLFEIDDAAMSGLDYPTDASAWPRGGAVPENLSITHVSRISEGEANVKTSVCYDAKAVHAIALAVADALEQAEAELTDLDSKAGDGDLGASMVRGAQAIRDVPEELWADPANAFIALGNAVRRAIAGSSGPFYAIALTRAGRSLGLDSTSGVPDYKAAFRIATAAISEIGGAKAGDRTMLDALLPARDALDAADPSLSGKDVWHQAADAAEVGAKATAAMMPRLGRASYLGERAIGVPDGGAVAVAIWMRALANSL; from the coding sequence ATGAAAAAAATTATCAACCGTCCGGCGGATATTGTCCGTGAAATGTTGGAAGGTCTGGTCGGGATTAATGCGGACTTGTCACTGCTGGACAGCGAAAATGTGGTGATACAGTCCGGATTGCCTGCGCCGGAGGAGCGTGAGGTTGCCTTGATTTCCGGTGGTGGTGCAGGCCACGAGCCAGCCCATGCAGGTTATGTCGGCAAAGGTATGCTAACAGCGGCTGTTACAGGCGAAATATTTACATCCCCAAGTGCGGATGCCGTTCTGGCGGCCATTCGCGCCAGCGCTGGCCCTGCGGGTGCTCTTCTTATCGTCAAAAACTATACAGGTGATCGGCTGAACTTTGGATTAGCCGGTGAGCTTGCAGCACTTGAAGGTATTCCCACCGAACTGGTTGTTGTGGCTGATGATGTGGCGCTTGCCGGTATTGTACCTGATGAACGCCGACGTGGTATCGCCGGAACTGTGTTTGTCCATAAAATTGCCGGTGCTGCAGCAGCATCGGGCAAGTCACTTGCGGAAGTAGCAGCTATCGCCCGAAATGCTGCAGAACGCATCGGAACAATGGGTGTTGCACTCGGCTCATGCACTGTTCCGGCCGCAGGAAAGCCGAGCTTTGAACTTGGCGATCACGAGATAGAACTCGGGCTTGGGATTCACGGTGAAAAAGGCGTGGAGCGTGTCAACATCATGGCCGCGGACCAGCTTACAGATCGTTTGATCGATACAATCGTTGATGACCGGAAAATACAGGCGGGAGCACGTGTTGCTGTACTCATTAATGGCCTTGGCTCCACGCCGCCGATGGAACTGGCTATTGTTGCGCGCCGTGCTCTGGCCAGACTTCGCAGTCTGAATATCGAAGTTATAAGAGCGTGGAGCGGTAATTTTCTAACCGCTATTGAAATGCCAGGCTGCTCGATTACGCTGTTTGAAATTGACGATGCAGCGATGTCCGGGCTGGACTATCCAACGGATGCAAGCGCATGGCCTCGTGGCGGCGCTGTGCCGGAAAACCTGAGTATCACGCATGTGTCGCGGATATCTGAAGGTGAGGCCAACGTAAAGACATCCGTATGCTATGATGCAAAGGCAGTTCATGCCATCGCACTCGCTGTTGCTGATGCACTCGAACAGGCAGAAGCTGAACTGACCGATCTCGATAGCAAAGCGGGTGATGGTGATCTTGGCGCAAGCATGGTGCGCGGTGCCCAAGCCATCCGTGATGTGCCCGAGGAGTTATGGGCAGATCCCGCAAATGCCTTCATCGCATTGGGCAATGCTGTACGCCGTGCAATTGCGGGAAGTTCCGGACCATTTTACGCAATTGCCCTCACACGCGCGGGTCGTTCACTTGGTTTGGATTCCACATCTGGGGTTCCCGATTATAAGGCGGCATTTCGTATTGCGACGGCCGCAATCAGTGAAATAGGCGGAGCCAAAGCAGGCGACCGTACGATGCTTGATGCACTGTTACCTGCCAGAGATGCGCTTGATGCAGCCGATCCTTCATTGAGCGGTAAAGATGTGTGGCATCAAGCAGCGGATGCTGCTGAAGTCGGGGCAAAAGCCACGGCGGCAATGATGCCGCGACTTGGACGTGCAAGCTATCTGGGAGAACGTGCAATTGGAGTTCCAGATGGAGGTGCAGTGGCCGTAGCTATTTGGATGCGTGCGCTGGCAAACAGTTTGTAA
- a CDS encoding pyridoxal phosphate-dependent aminotransferase, whose translation MDFHAANWPIAGTPARINTIELNQICDIADLAREDPDVIKLWIGEGDLPTPAFIREAAVKALENGHTRYTYALGVPALRDALARYHKRHWNVDVSPNRFSATAGGVQAIMQAFQAVLSPGDEVIVPVPAWPNLIEIVGILGGKVVPVPYRTKEQGGFSLALEDLFAAVTPRTKVIAINSPSNPTGWIMPREQMIAVRDFARERGLWIVSDEVYSHFTYDGSLAPSFLEITEPTDRLLITNTFSKNWCMTGWRVGWVIYPEGMSIIFDNLSQYNTTSVSTFSQHAAVAALDQGDGFIKDLVARSAKGREIICSTLDKLPNVRVFWPEGTFYFFFAVHGMNNGYDMAKRILREASVGVAPGSAFGPGGEAFLRVCFAVDPALVAEGAGRLEAFLKKI comes from the coding sequence ATGGACTTTCACGCAGCGAACTGGCCAATAGCTGGCACTCCGGCACGGATTAATACGATAGAGCTTAATCAGATCTGCGACATTGCTGATCTGGCGCGTGAAGATCCAGATGTTATCAAGCTCTGGATCGGCGAAGGAGACCTCCCTACGCCTGCCTTTATCCGGGAGGCCGCTGTTAAAGCGCTTGAAAATGGCCATACCCGCTACACCTACGCATTGGGTGTACCCGCGCTTCGTGATGCGCTTGCACGTTATCATAAGCGTCATTGGAATGTTGATGTCAGCCCCAACCGTTTTAGTGCGACGGCCGGTGGGGTTCAGGCTATCATGCAGGCCTTTCAGGCCGTCTTAAGCCCAGGAGATGAGGTCATTGTGCCCGTTCCCGCTTGGCCTAACCTTATAGAGATTGTGGGTATACTTGGCGGCAAGGTAGTTCCTGTTCCATATCGCACCAAAGAGCAGGGCGGATTTTCGCTTGCTCTGGAAGATCTGTTTGCGGCAGTCACCCCGCGCACAAAGGTTATTGCAATCAATTCACCTTCCAACCCGACCGGCTGGATCATGCCGCGTGAACAAATGATCGCTGTTCGGGATTTTGCGCGAGAACGTGGTCTATGGATCGTTTCCGATGAGGTTTATTCGCATTTTACTTATGATGGCAGCCTCGCACCATCATTTCTGGAAATTACCGAGCCAACGGACAGGCTACTGATAACCAACACCTTTTCAAAGAACTGGTGCATGACGGGGTGGCGGGTTGGCTGGGTGATCTATCCAGAAGGCATGTCGATAATCTTCGACAATCTCAGCCAGTATAACACGACGAGTGTTTCAACCTTCAGCCAGCATGCAGCCGTCGCAGCGCTTGATCAGGGGGATGGGTTCATAAAGGATCTCGTCGCTCGTTCAGCGAAAGGACGGGAAATCATCTGTTCGACTCTTGATAAGCTTCCTAACGTGCGCGTGTTCTGGCCGGAAGGCACATTTTACTTCTTCTTTGCGGTTCACGGCATGAACAATGGCTACGACATGGCAAAACGCATTTTACGCGAGGCGAGTGTTGGCGTCGCTCCAGGTTCAGCGTTCGGGCCGGGGGGAGAAGCCTTTCTACGGGTTTGCTTTGCTGTGGACCCGGCACTCGTTGCTGAAGGTGCGGGACGTCTCGAGGCTTTTCTGAAGAAAATATAG
- a CDS encoding transporter substrate-binding domain-containing protein has protein sequence MKKIISYVMGALIATSLGVSAAQAADDPRGTLGDILKAKKIVIMNDLSAAPWQFRDANGNAAGFSIDLDRLIAAKLDVDLEMRNVEWAGLIPGLLSRKSDILATSMSTTFKRAQQVMFTRNNWYETGVVAIVKAEDKGQSWEDLNQPGKKIAVKAGTNAVDAAKQFFPKAELQTYPNDVDTYQALKTGRVNAVLNDLAVLGIVNEEYGFEALSEPRQLVTSDTWGFAVRPGDFYTQQYLDFFLTKIKESGELDALKKYWVEGDAWKKDFLEKNNGVSDERKKLVELLGISAYVPESGDGSRMTLQ, from the coding sequence ATGAAAAAAATAATAAGTTATGTTATGGGTGCTCTTATAGCGACAAGCCTTGGCGTGAGCGCAGCGCAGGCAGCGGATGATCCGCGCGGGACGCTTGGCGATATTCTTAAAGCTAAGAAGATTGTTATCATGAACGATCTGTCCGCAGCTCCGTGGCAGTTCCGTGATGCCAACGGCAATGCAGCAGGTTTCTCCATTGATCTTGATCGTCTCATTGCAGCCAAGCTAGACGTTGACCTTGAAATGCGCAATGTCGAATGGGCCGGCCTCATTCCTGGGTTGCTAAGCCGCAAGTCGGATATATTGGCCACAAGCATGTCAACAACGTTCAAACGCGCGCAGCAGGTCATGTTCACGCGTAACAATTGGTATGAAACCGGGGTTGTTGCCATTGTGAAGGCTGAAGATAAGGGACAATCATGGGAAGACCTTAACCAGCCAGGAAAGAAGATTGCTGTTAAAGCTGGAACAAATGCAGTTGATGCCGCTAAGCAGTTTTTCCCAAAAGCTGAATTGCAGACCTATCCTAATGACGTCGATACTTATCAGGCTCTGAAAACAGGTCGTGTGAATGCAGTCCTCAATGATCTTGCTGTGCTTGGCATTGTAAATGAAGAATATGGCTTTGAAGCTCTCTCTGAGCCTCGACAGCTTGTAACCTCCGACACCTGGGGTTTTGCAGTTCGCCCCGGCGACTTCTACACGCAACAATATCTCGATTTCTTTCTAACCAAGATCAAGGAGAGTGGCGAGCTTGATGCCCTGAAAAAATACTGGGTGGAAGGGGATGCGTGGAAGAAAGACTTCCTTGAAAAAAATAACGGTGTTTCTGATGAGCGTAAAAAGCTGGTCGAGTTGCTTGGGATCAGCGCTTATGTTCCTGAAAGTGGCGACGGCAGCCGTATGACCCTCCAATAG
- a CDS encoding amino acid ABC transporter ATP-binding protein gives MAYFEARDVGLHFNQFHALRNISLSLDKSDVLVICGPSGSGKSTFIRAINRLAPKLSEGKMLLDGEDLATMRSKNLHRRVGMVFQRFNLFQHLTVAENISLPQRRVLGRGRRAADTRALTLLERVGLADKAKSYPVQLSGGQQQRVAICRALAMDPEMLLFDEPTSALDPEMVGEVLQVMRELAQSGMTMIIVTHEMGFAREIANEIAFLEQGQLVEIASPETFFSNPKEQRTRNFLDQILRH, from the coding sequence TTGGCGTATTTTGAAGCTCGTGACGTTGGCTTGCACTTCAATCAATTTCATGCATTGCGAAACATCTCTCTTTCCCTCGATAAGTCCGACGTTCTGGTGATATGCGGGCCATCCGGATCGGGAAAGAGCACATTTATACGCGCGATCAACAGGCTTGCTCCAAAGCTCTCTGAAGGAAAAATGCTTCTTGACGGCGAAGATCTGGCCACTATGCGCAGTAAAAATCTGCATCGCAGAGTGGGTATGGTCTTTCAGAGGTTTAACTTGTTTCAGCATCTCACAGTTGCTGAAAACATTTCTCTCCCTCAACGTCGTGTACTGGGCCGTGGTCGCCGTGCAGCAGATACACGTGCGCTTACACTTCTCGAACGTGTCGGGCTTGCTGATAAAGCGAAATCTTATCCGGTTCAACTGTCTGGCGGGCAACAGCAACGCGTGGCGATTTGCCGGGCGCTGGCGATGGACCCCGAAATGCTGCTTTTCGATGAACCAACCTCAGCACTCGATCCCGAAATGGTGGGTGAAGTGCTGCAGGTCATGCGCGAATTGGCACAGTCTGGAATGACCATGATTATCGTAACGCATGAAATGGGTTTTGCACGTGAGATCGCCAATGAAATTGCTTTCCTAGAGCAAGGACAACTGGTGGAAATCGCTTCGCCGGAGACGTTCTTTTCAAATCCGAAGGAACAGCGCACCCGTAATTTTCTTGATCAGATTCTCAGGCACTAG
- a CDS encoding amino acid ABC transporter permease, with translation MLSDAYDLFLQYQDTYLTGVKNALSAAALGLVFALIIGVFAGISRFQNANFLSRIIAVYVSIVRNTPLLVQVYFIYFGLPACGITLNAFWTGVIALTFNSGAYIAEMVRGGLSAIPKGQSEAASALGLNQHLQLRKVLLPQAAPVILPAITGQFVQLIKDTSLLYTIAVLEITKAADDVANESYQFLPAYLVSCILYIIICVTLNVLVDVYENRAGFSRHKRA, from the coding sequence ATGCTTTCTGATGCCTATGATTTGTTTTTACAATATCAGGACACTTATCTCACGGGTGTAAAAAATGCACTCTCGGCGGCAGCGCTGGGTTTGGTATTTGCTTTGATTATCGGTGTCTTCGCAGGGATATCGCGATTCCAGAATGCGAATTTTCTCAGCCGAATTATCGCGGTTTATGTATCGATCGTTCGTAACACACCGCTTCTGGTGCAGGTTTATTTTATATATTTCGGGCTACCCGCTTGTGGCATTACGCTCAATGCATTCTGGACCGGGGTCATTGCGCTCACGTTTAACTCAGGTGCCTACATCGCTGAAATGGTGCGCGGCGGTTTGAGTGCTATTCCAAAAGGACAAAGCGAAGCCGCTTCGGCACTGGGTCTCAATCAGCATTTACAGCTGCGAAAAGTCCTGCTCCCACAGGCAGCTCCGGTCATTCTGCCGGCCATTACAGGGCAATTTGTTCAGCTCATCAAGGATACGTCGCTGCTTTACACAATTGCCGTTCTTGAAATCACCAAGGCTGCCGATGATGTGGCTAACGAAAGCTATCAGTTTTTGCCTGCATATCTCGTCAGTTGCATTCTCTACATAATCATTTGCGTGACATTGAATGTCCTGGTGGACGTTTATGAAAACCGCGCAGGTTTTTCCAGACATAAGCGAGCTTGA
- a CDS encoding amino acid ABC transporter permease, translating to MAHLISISGDGLALILTGLPIVIYLMIASFFPALGIGIIGGVLATSPWRLLRLIATIYVYIFRSTPFLMFIFLVYYGLPEFGIDIGPITTAVIALSLSHGAYMTEIIKGGLRSLDKGQNEAAIALGFNLFQRLKDITLPQTLMAIIPSLLGQSILIIKDTSLVSVVGISEITKLAREVVIRTNEPFIIFGVLALIYFAVCFVLERVAGRLEKRARLILAGR from the coding sequence ATGGCACATCTTATCTCCATATCCGGCGATGGTCTGGCTCTTATCCTCACGGGGCTCCCGATCGTTATCTATCTGATGATCGCTTCCTTTTTTCCGGCACTTGGCATTGGAATCATCGGCGGGGTTTTGGCCACATCACCATGGCGGTTGCTACGCCTTATCGCGACAATCTATGTATATATTTTCCGAAGCACACCGTTCCTGATGTTCATATTTCTTGTCTATTACGGGCTTCCAGAATTCGGAATAGACATAGGACCCATCACCACGGCTGTAATCGCACTGTCTCTATCACACGGCGCTTACATGACCGAAATTATAAAGGGTGGGTTGCGTAGCCTTGATAAAGGCCAGAACGAAGCCGCCATTGCGCTTGGCTTCAACCTATTCCAGCGTTTGAAAGATATCACACTCCCTCAAACTTTGATGGCGATTATTCCGTCATTGTTAGGGCAAAGCATTCTGATTATCAAAGATACGTCACTTGTTTCTGTGGTCGGGATCAGCGAAATCACCAAACTGGCGCGCGAAGTCGTCATCAGAACAAACGAGCCTTTTATTATCTTCGGGGTTCTCGCCTTGATTTATTTTGCCGTCTGTTTTGTGCTGGAAAGAGTCGCAGGAAGATTAGAAAAGCGTGCGCGTTTGATTTTAGCAGGAAGATAG
- a CDS encoding IclR family transcriptional regulator → MATNYADTHNTDGSEGRETGAKSLRKMALVLDSFSRKQPSLTVGEIAVITGLPKTTVHRIVASLRDVGLLDQDGRRQGYRLGMKMFHYGSSVLDSLDTATRAHPHIARLQQLTGEIIHFHMFDGHQMVCVEREEMIASSLTTLSAAPTYCTSVGKAFLAFQDDSLVRKIAAEGFHRYTDNTITTLDALFEDLELIRGRGYSIDNEEIEVGIRCLGAPVRDSTRRVFAAVSVSGPAERMPDARLAGLAPTVIQIANDISAALTE, encoded by the coding sequence ATGGCAACAAATTACGCAGATACTCATAACACTGATGGTAGTGAAGGCCGTGAAACAGGTGCAAAATCATTGCGCAAAATGGCTCTGGTGCTTGATAGTTTTTCAAGAAAGCAGCCTTCACTGACGGTTGGTGAGATCGCTGTTATAACGGGGCTGCCAAAGACGACAGTGCACCGGATTGTTGCATCTCTTCGCGATGTAGGGCTGCTCGATCAGGACGGACGCAGGCAAGGCTACCGACTGGGAATGAAGATGTTTCATTATGGCAGCAGTGTTCTCGACAGTCTCGATACAGCGACCCGCGCACATCCCCATATCGCTCGATTGCAGCAACTCACAGGAGAAATCATCCATTTTCATATGTTTGACGGTCACCAGATGGTGTGCGTGGAGCGTGAGGAAATGATCGCTTCCAGCCTGACAACGCTCAGCGCCGCGCCAACTTATTGCACAAGTGTTGGTAAAGCTTTTCTTGCTTTTCAGGACGACAGCCTTGTCAGAAAGATCGCAGCCGAAGGTTTCCATAGATATACGGACAATACCATAACAACGCTGGATGCACTCTTTGAGGATCTGGAGCTGATACGTGGGCGAGGCTATTCGATCGATAATGAAGAGATCGAGGTCGGAATACGCTGTCTTGGAGCCCCTGTACGCGATTCGACACGGCGGGTTTTTGCTGCAGTCAGTGTTTCTGGCCCTGCGGAGCGCATGCCTGATGCCCGCCTTGCAGGACTTGCTCCAACGGTAATTCAAATCGCAAATGACATTTCCGCAGCCCTTACGGAATAA
- a CDS encoding amino acid ABC transporter ATP-binding protein — translation MQVNMPKMAADTVIETKNMHKWYGEFHVLRDINLKVMRGERIVVAGPSGSGKSTMIRCINRLEEHQKGQIIVDGIELTNDLKKIDEVRREVGMVFQHFNLFPHLTILENCTLAPIWVRKMPKKQAEEIAMHYLKRVKIPEQANKYPGQLSGGQQQRVAIARALCMSPKVMLFDEPTSALDPEMVKEVLDTMVSLADEGMTMICVTHEMGFARQVANRVIFMDQGQIVEQNSPAEFFDNPQHERTKLFLEQILH, via the coding sequence ATGCAGGTCAACATGCCCAAAATGGCTGCCGATACCGTCATCGAGACCAAGAACATGCACAAGTGGTATGGTGAGTTCCATGTTCTGCGCGACATCAATTTGAAAGTCATGCGCGGCGAACGCATCGTCGTTGCCGGACCATCGGGTTCCGGCAAATCCACCATGATCCGCTGTATCAACCGTCTGGAAGAACACCAGAAGGGCCAGATCATCGTTGATGGCATCGAACTCACCAATGATCTCAAGAAGATCGATGAAGTGCGTCGCGAAGTCGGCATGGTGTTTCAGCACTTCAACCTGTTTCCGCATCTGACCATTCTGGAAAACTGTACGCTGGCGCCAATCTGGGTGCGCAAGATGCCCAAGAAGCAGGCGGAAGAAATCGCCATGCATTATTTGAAGCGCGTGAAGATTCCAGAGCAGGCCAACAAATATCCGGGCCAGCTTTCGGGTGGGCAGCAGCAGCGTGTGGCAATTGCCCGTGCGCTTTGCATGAGCCCGAAAGTGATGCTGTTTGATGAGCCGACATCGGCGCTCGACCCGGAAATGGTCAAGGAAGTGCTCGATACGATGGTCAGCCTTGCGGATGAAGGCATGACGATGATCTGCGTAACGCATGAAATGGGCTTTGCGCGTCAGGTTGCAAACCGCGTGATCTTCATGGATCAGGGGCAGATCGTTGAGCAGAACTCACCAGCCGAGTTCTTCGACAATCCACAGCATGAGCGAACCAAGCTGTTCCTGGAACAAATTTTGCACTAG
- a CDS encoding fumarylacetoacetate hydrolase family protein, translating to MKFLRYGETGQEKPGLLDADGNIRDLSAHVSDMSGAVLSPEALAKLGSLDVNALPKVEGNPRLGPCVAGTGKFICIGLNYADHAAESGMAVPPEPVIFMKATSAIVGPNDDLLIPRGSEKTDWEVELGIVIGKTAKYVSEEDALDYVAGYCTLHDVSERAFQIERAGQWTKGKSCDTFGPTGPWLVTKDEVADPQDLKMWLTVNGETMQDGSTKTMVYGVRHLVSYLSQFMSLQPGDIISTGTPPGVGMGMKPPRYLKAGDVVELGIEGLGSQKQNVRADV from the coding sequence ATGAAATTTCTTCGCTATGGCGAAACCGGACAGGAAAAGCCGGGCCTTCTCGATGCCGACGGCAATATCCGTGATCTCTCTGCCCATGTCAGCGATATGTCGGGTGCCGTTCTCAGCCCTGAAGCACTCGCCAAGCTCGGTTCGCTGGATGTCAATGCGCTGCCAAAAGTCGAAGGCAATCCACGCCTTGGCCCATGCGTTGCAGGCACTGGTAAATTCATCTGCATCGGCCTCAACTATGCTGATCACGCAGCAGAATCCGGCATGGCTGTGCCACCGGAGCCGGTCATCTTCATGAAGGCAACCTCGGCCATCGTCGGCCCGAATGATGATCTGCTGATCCCGCGCGGCTCTGAAAAGACCGACTGGGAAGTCGAACTCGGCATCGTTATCGGCAAGACCGCAAAATACGTCTCGGAAGAGGACGCGCTAGATTATGTTGCTGGCTACTGCACGCTGCATGACGTCTCAGAACGCGCTTTCCAGATCGAACGTGCTGGTCAGTGGACCAAGGGCAAGTCTTGCGACACATTCGGCCCGACCGGCCCGTGGCTGGTGACGAAGGACGAAGTTGCTGATCCGCAGGATCTCAAAATGTGGCTCACCGTCAATGGCGAAACCATGCAGGATGGCTCGACCAAGACCATGGTCTATGGCGTTCGTCATCTGGTGTCTTACCTCTCGCAGTTCATGTCATTGCAGCCGGGCGATATCATCTCCACCGGCACGCCTCCGGGCGTTGGCATGGGCATGAAACCACCGCGTTATCTCAAGGCTGGCGACGTTGTCGAACTCGGCATCGAAGGCCTCGGCTCGCAGAAGCAGAACGTGCGCGCCGACGTTTAG
- a CDS encoding helix-turn-helix domain-containing protein, with the protein MVVKTIAVTPQALWQIFWQLRHREMTGRGKFREWGIIFGLCEMSLSKNISPGLGRWMHFATSP; encoded by the coding sequence ATGGTGGTCAAGACAATCGCGGTGACACCACAGGCGCTGTGGCAAATATTTTGGCAACTCCGGCATCGTGAGATGACGGGGAGGGGAAAGTTTCGGGAGTGGGGAATAATTTTCGGGCTGTGCGAGATGAGCCTCTCCAAGAACATTTCGCCAGGGCTGGGAAGATGGATGCATTTCGCAACAAGCCCGTAA
- a CDS encoding DJ-1/PfpI family protein produces MEHRRRHEVLMIAYDGVNLIDISGPLQAFEEANRILNSTCGIPYRLTVASIDGGLVRSGAQLAVLTERLADLTATSFDTLVLPGGSANGQPPDAPAVSDWVRTHASGIGRLCSVCTGAFILADTGLLDDRRATTHWRWANLLHQRHPAISILEDAIFIEDRNIWTSAGVTAGIDLALALIEADHDHHTAISVARELVVYLRRSGGQSQYSAPLAAQEAGRGAFSDLHAWMRENLSGDLRVERLAETVGMSLRTFSRAYSAATATTPSKTVERLRLEAARTAIVETDRPLKDIARTVGLGDEQNLRRLFQRHHGLNPLEYRERFYSSR; encoded by the coding sequence TTGGAACACAGAAGACGCCATGAAGTGCTGATGATCGCTTATGACGGCGTGAACCTGATAGACATATCGGGACCTTTGCAGGCTTTCGAAGAAGCGAACCGAATCCTTAATTCAACGTGCGGCATCCCTTACCGTCTCACTGTTGCATCGATTGATGGGGGGCTGGTGCGCTCTGGAGCGCAACTCGCCGTTTTAACCGAGAGGCTGGCCGATCTAACTGCCACGTCGTTTGACACTTTGGTACTTCCGGGTGGGAGCGCAAACGGCCAGCCACCAGATGCACCAGCAGTTTCTGACTGGGTCAGAACCCATGCCAGTGGTATCGGTCGCCTGTGTTCAGTTTGCACCGGTGCGTTCATCCTGGCGGATACTGGTCTGCTCGATGATCGCCGGGCCACGACACATTGGCGATGGGCCAACCTGCTCCACCAACGTCATCCGGCCATCAGTATCTTGGAAGATGCGATCTTTATTGAGGATCGCAACATTTGGACCTCGGCCGGCGTGACCGCTGGAATCGACTTGGCGCTTGCACTCATAGAAGCAGATCATGATCACCATACTGCCATCAGTGTTGCGCGTGAATTGGTCGTCTATCTCAGGCGATCGGGCGGCCAGTCTCAATACTCAGCACCTCTCGCCGCGCAAGAAGCGGGGCGGGGCGCATTCTCCGATCTTCACGCTTGGATGCGCGAAAACCTGTCAGGAGATTTGCGCGTTGAACGTCTAGCCGAGACGGTCGGCATGTCTCTCCGCACATTTTCACGGGCCTATTCCGCAGCGACTGCCACGACCCCATCCAAGACAGTGGAACGGCTTCGGCTCGAAGCGGCTCGTACCGCGATCGTTGAGACCGACCGGCCATTGAAGGATATCGCCCGAACCGTCGGACTCGGCGACGAGCAGAACCTGCGCCGTTTGTTCCAACGGCACCACGGCTTAAATCCCTTAGAATACCGCGAGCGGTTTTATTCTTCCAGATAG